DNA from Thermococcus argininiproducens:
TGGTATCCTTCATTCACTATTTCGACAAAGTTGACTTTAAGTTGTCTTATCTTGTAAAGAGCTAGACTGAGGCTTTTGTCGTATAATGCTTGTGTTGACACTCCTATCACTTTTTCCACCCGAAAATCATAAAGAAGAGGGTATAAAAAGATATCACTCTCTAGCTCTTGGCAAAAATGGTATCAACCAGTCCAAAAAGCTGTCTATGCTCCTTGTTTGTATGTATAAAGTACCAGTACCATAGAATTCAGCAACAAGACCTTCTCCACCAAAAATTGTGCTCTTAATTCCTCCGACTCTTCTTACTCTAAAGTCAAGCCCTTCTGTAAATGCAACTAAATGCCCAGTGTCTATAATAAACCTCTCGTTTCGAAGTTCTTTCTTGTAGATTGCTCCAAAACTGGACAGAAATACTGGGCCCTCTCCGCTTAGTTTTAATAAGAACAGACCTTCTCTTGAGAAGAATGTCTTTGCACCACCAAATTTAGTGTCTATTTCTATGGTTTCGGAACTTGCTAAAAATGCCCCACTTTGAGCATACATTGTTCCTCTAAGCTCTAGTGCCTCAATATCACCCATATATGGTGGGGCAAGACCTATAGTGCCTTTTTCTCCTTCTGCCCTAAAAGTGTTTATGAATATACTCTCTCCTCCTAGCATTGAGCGCTTTAAGGCCTTAAAGATGCCTCCAGTTTTTGTTTCTATTTTTATACTTGGGCTCATGTGGACCATTGCCCCGGGCTCGGCTTTTATGGCCTCCCCATCTTCAAGTTCTATTTCGACCAAGCTAAAGCTTGGTCTTTGAATAATTTCATATCTCATTTGTGACACCAAGAATACTGGGATTTTGGAGTATATAAACCTTTTTTGATCTATTTTATATCTTCTTTTTTTATGAGCCCCTTATTGTATGGACAAAGATCTTGTAAAAAGCATTCACTGCATTTGGGTTTTATGGGCCTACAAATACTTTTTCCATGGTCTACCATCGCATGGTTTACATATATCCATAGCCTCTCGGGGATTAATTCCTTTAAATATTCTTCGACCTTTTCAGGTGCAATTTTTGGAGGTGCGAGGCCTAGACGTTTGCTTATTCTATTCACATGAGTGTCAACAGGGATTGTTTGTTGTCCAAATCCATATGCCAGAACGATGTTTGCACATTTTCTTCCAATTCCAGGGAGCTTCATAAGTTCCTCAATTTTATCAGGAACTTTACCTCCATATTTCTCTAGGATTATCTGGGAACTTTTAACTATCCACTCTCCCTTGGCTTTCCAAAGTCCCACTCCATTTTTTCGCAGGAAGTCTTGCATTTCCTCAGGGGATATTTTAGCAATAGTTCTAATGTTTTTGTATTTTTCAAATAACATTTTCCACACTTTATACGTGACTTCATCTCTCATTCTTTGAGAGATTATGCAATGAATAAGAGTTTTATAAGGATCCCCAATTAGAAGTTTTTCCCTTTGGTGATAGTTCATCAATCGTTTTACGATTTCATGAGCTCTCCTTTTCTTCTCATTCCAGTTTTCTTCAAAGGTGAATGAGTGTGAGTTTTTTGCCCCCATCATGGATCACCGCTATAATTTCACCTGAGACCTTGGCCTCTTTGAGATTGTCGAACCGTTGGTTAAAAATCTTGTGCCCTTTTTGGTTTAAAATCAGAACTTCATTTTCAAGAAGTATCACGATCCTTTTTTTAAGGAGAAACACGTCTCTAATCTCTTTTTCAAAATCCAACGTTAGGCTAAATATCTCCTCCTCAGTAAGCTCTATTTTTGTGTTTTTGTTTACCCTTATGAGTTTTGGTTCACTGTACATTACCTTAAATTGAAGGGCCTTTCCCAAAAGTTCTATCTCTACAGTATCCCCTTCTTTAATTTCTTTTCCTATAAGTTTTGCTCTTATGACCTCTATAAAGTCAGGTGTTAAAGGAGCATCAAAAAGCGGCTTTAATACAACTTTCATGAATTTTCACCAACTCAATATACTCATGAGTTATAATAAGGGTTTTGAACCGTAAGCTTTATAATGATATATCTTTTGATATATCTGGTGATGCATATGGAAAGACCAAAATATAAAGGTCATCTTAAGCTCCTTATCCTTTATCTGCTAAAGGAAAAGCCACAACATGGATATGGGATAATGTCCGAACTTGAAAATAGATATGGGATCCCAAGTCCAAGTGCGGGAGCCATATATCCTATTCTATCAAGTTTAAAAAGGAATGGTCTGATTGAAGTGGCTGGGGAAGGTAAAAGAGAAAAGAAACTCTACCAGATAACAGATAGAGGGGTAGAATATCTCGATGAGCATAAAGATGA
Protein-coding regions in this window:
- a CDS encoding endonuclease III domain-containing protein — encoded protein: MMGAKNSHSFTFEENWNEKKRRAHEIVKRLMNYHQREKLLIGDPYKTLIHCIISQRMRDEVTYKVWKMLFEKYKNIRTIAKISPEEMQDFLRKNGVGLWKAKGEWIVKSSQIILEKYGGKVPDKIEELMKLPGIGRKCANIVLAYGFGQQTIPVDTHVNRISKRLGLAPPKIAPEKVEEYLKELIPERLWIYVNHAMVDHGKSICRPIKPKCSECFLQDLCPYNKGLIKKEDIK
- a CDS encoding PadR family transcriptional regulator, whose product is MERPKYKGHLKLLILYLLKEKPQHGYGIMSELENRYGIPSPSAGAIYPILSSLKRNGLIEVAGEGKREKKLYQITDRGVEYLDEHKDELFEVIRMIESFKEFRSLGGNELKEVIKEVLRVLPSLTREQKMALSNEITEFTRRIRLIILGGK
- a CDS encoding TIGR00266 family protein, with the translated sequence MRYEIIQRPSFSLVEIELEDGEAIKAEPGAMVHMSPSIKIETKTGGIFKALKRSMLGGESIFINTFRAEGEKGTIGLAPPYMGDIEALELRGTMYAQSGAFLASSETIEIDTKFGGAKTFFSREGLFLLKLSGEGPVFLSSFGAIYKKELRNERFIIDTGHLVAFTEGLDFRVRRVGGIKSTIFGGEGLVAEFYGTGTLYIQTRSIDSFLDWLIPFLPRARE
- a CDS encoding ATPase, coding for MKVVLKPLFDAPLTPDFIEVIRAKLIGKEIKEGDTVEIELLGKALQFKVMYSEPKLIRVNKNTKIELTEEEIFSLTLDFEKEIRDVFLLKKRIVILLENEVLILNQKGHKIFNQRFDNLKEAKVSGEIIAVIHDGGKKLTLIHL